One Paraburkholderia dioscoreae DNA segment encodes these proteins:
- a CDS encoding pyridoxal phosphate-dependent aminotransferase produces MQSAMQARSKLPDVGTTIFTVIGQLAAQYDALNLSQGAPNFAPDASLIDGVAQAMRAGHNQYAPMAGIAALREALADKVATLYGVRYDPASEVTVIASASEGLYSTISALVHPGDEVIYFEPSFDSYGPIVRLQGATPVAIKLSLNDFRVDWDEVAAAITPKTRMIIINTPHNPTATVFSEADVARLKAITRNTDIVILADEVYEHVVFDGAKHQSMACHAELAERSVIVSSFGKSYHVTGWRVGYCLAPAALMDEIRKVHQFMVFSADTPMQYAFVDALARRESYLGLSAFYQKKRDLLMDALRDSRFELLPSEGSFFMLARFRGFSEESDNDFVLRLIRDARVATIPLSAFYTDGTDSGLIRLSFSKDDATLIEGARRLCEI; encoded by the coding sequence ATGCAGAGCGCCATGCAAGCCCGCTCGAAGTTGCCTGATGTGGGCACGACGATTTTTACCGTGATCGGTCAACTGGCCGCGCAATACGATGCGCTGAACCTGTCGCAAGGCGCGCCGAATTTCGCGCCGGACGCCAGCCTGATCGACGGCGTCGCTCAGGCCATGCGCGCCGGTCATAACCAGTACGCGCCGATGGCCGGCATCGCCGCTTTGCGCGAAGCGCTCGCCGACAAGGTCGCCACGCTGTACGGCGTGCGCTACGACCCGGCCAGCGAAGTGACCGTGATCGCCAGCGCGAGCGAAGGGCTGTATTCGACGATCAGCGCATTGGTGCATCCGGGCGACGAGGTGATCTACTTCGAGCCTTCGTTCGACAGCTATGGCCCGATTGTCCGCCTGCAAGGCGCCACGCCCGTGGCGATCAAACTGTCGTTGAATGATTTCCGGGTCGACTGGGACGAGGTTGCCGCCGCGATCACGCCAAAGACCCGCATGATCATCATCAACACGCCGCACAATCCGACCGCGACCGTGTTCAGCGAAGCCGACGTCGCGCGCCTGAAGGCCATTACGCGCAATACCGATATCGTGATTCTCGCCGACGAGGTCTACGAACACGTGGTGTTCGACGGCGCAAAACATCAAAGCATGGCTTGCCATGCCGAACTCGCGGAGCGCAGCGTAATCGTTTCGTCGTTCGGCAAGTCGTATCACGTGACCGGATGGCGCGTCGGCTACTGCCTCGCACCCGCTGCATTGATGGACGAGATTCGCAAAGTCCATCAGTTCATGGTGTTTTCTGCCGATACACCGATGCAGTACGCGTTTGTCGACGCATTGGCCAGGCGCGAAAGCTATCTCGGCTTGTCCGCGTTCTATCAGAAGAAGCGCGATCTGCTCATGGACGCACTGCGCGATTCGCGCTTCGAACTGCTGCCGAGTGAGGGCAGCTTCTTCATGCTCGCGCGTTTTCGCGGCTTCTCAGAGGAAAGCGATAACGATTTCGTGCTGCGCCTGATTCGCGATGCGCGCGTCGCGACGATTCCTCTTTCAGCGTTTTATACCGACGGCACGGATTCCGGCTTGATCCGCCTGAGCTTCTCCAAGGACGATGCGACTTTGATCGAAGGCGCGCGCCGCCTGTGCGAAATCTGA
- the cadR gene encoding Cd(II)/Pb(II)-responsive transcriptional regulator, translating to MKIGELAKIAHCTTETIRFYEKESLLPEAERTGANYRSYTAKHVERLRFIRNCRALDMTHDEIRGLLRLTDAPATGCGGINALIDEHIAHVDTRIEELKQLKVQLTTLREQCHGEQAVEDCGIVQGLTEMDVSAPRARHTHLG from the coding sequence ATGAAAATCGGCGAATTGGCGAAAATCGCCCATTGCACGACCGAAACCATCCGTTTCTACGAAAAAGAGAGCCTGTTGCCGGAAGCGGAGCGCACCGGGGCCAATTACCGCAGTTACACGGCAAAGCACGTCGAACGGCTGCGTTTTATCCGTAATTGCCGCGCGCTCGACATGACGCACGACGAAATTCGTGGGTTGCTGCGTCTGACCGACGCACCGGCCACCGGCTGCGGCGGCATCAATGCCCTGATTGACGAGCACATCGCGCACGTCGACACCCGCATCGAAGAACTGAAGCAGCTGAAAGTGCAATTGACCACGCTGCGCGAGCAATGCCACGGCGAACAGGCCGTGGAAGACTGCGGCATCGTGCAGGGTCTCACCGAAATGGATGTGAGCGCACCGCGTGCGCGGCATACGCATCTGGGTTGA
- the dbpA gene encoding ATP-dependent RNA helicase DbpA, translated as MNSPTTAGAPFSQLSLPPATLANLTQLGYVEMTPIQAASLPIALAGHDLIAQAKTGSGKTAAFSLALLARLDVRNFAVQAMVLCPTRELADQVTQEIRRLARAEENIKVLTLCGGTPMRPQTASLEHGAHIVVGTPGRIMDHLERGSLPLQSLNTLVLDEADRMLDMGFFDDIATVVKQCPKERQTLLFSATYPEGIVKLSQQFLRNPKEVKLAERHDNTKIRQRFYEVTEDERLHAVGLLLNHYRPVSTLAFCNTKQQCRDLLDVLRAQGFHALALHGELDQRERDQVLIQFANRSCSVLVATDVAARGLDIAQLEAVINVDVTPDPEVHVHRIGRTGRADQEGWALSLASMSEMGRVGSLEQAQKRDVEWHKLSELTATSNERLLPPMETLQILGGRKEKIRPGDVLGALTGEAGFAGSQIGKINVTEMSTYVAVERSVARDAVRKLSAGKVKGKKVKVRLMDDA; from the coding sequence ATGAACAGTCCCACTACGGCGGGCGCGCCGTTTAGCCAGCTATCGCTGCCGCCCGCGACGCTCGCTAACCTGACGCAGCTCGGTTACGTCGAGATGACGCCGATTCAGGCCGCGAGCCTGCCCATCGCGCTTGCCGGCCATGATCTGATTGCCCAGGCGAAAACCGGCAGCGGCAAGACCGCGGCGTTTTCGCTGGCGCTGCTGGCGCGCCTCGACGTGCGCAACTTCGCCGTGCAGGCAATGGTGCTGTGCCCGACGCGCGAACTCGCCGACCAGGTCACGCAGGAAATCCGGCGCCTCGCGCGCGCCGAAGAAAACATCAAGGTGCTGACGTTGTGCGGCGGCACGCCGATGCGTCCGCAAACGGCGAGTCTCGAACACGGTGCGCACATCGTGGTCGGCACGCCGGGCCGCATCATGGATCACCTTGAGCGCGGCAGCCTGCCGCTGCAGTCGCTCAATACGCTGGTGCTCGACGAAGCGGACCGCATGCTCGACATGGGTTTCTTCGACGACATCGCCACCGTCGTGAAGCAATGCCCGAAAGAACGGCAAACGCTGCTGTTCTCGGCGACGTATCCCGAAGGCATCGTCAAACTCAGCCAGCAATTCCTGCGCAATCCGAAGGAAGTCAAACTCGCGGAACGGCACGACAACACCAAGATCCGCCAGCGCTTCTATGAAGTGACCGAAGACGAGCGTCTGCACGCGGTCGGTCTGCTGTTGAACCACTATCGTCCGGTCAGCACGCTGGCGTTCTGCAATACCAAGCAGCAATGCCGCGATCTGCTCGACGTGCTGCGCGCGCAGGGTTTTCATGCGCTCGCGCTGCATGGCGAGCTCGACCAGCGTGAACGCGATCAGGTGCTGATCCAGTTCGCCAACCGCAGCTGCTCGGTGCTGGTGGCCACCGACGTCGCCGCGCGCGGTCTCGACATCGCGCAGCTCGAAGCCGTGATCAACGTCGACGTAACGCCGGATCCGGAAGTGCATGTGCATCGTATCGGCCGCACGGGCCGCGCCGATCAGGAAGGCTGGGCGCTGAGTCTCGCGAGCATGAGCGAGATGGGCCGTGTCGGCAGTCTCGAACAGGCGCAAAAACGCGACGTCGAATGGCACAAGTTGTCCGAACTTACGGCAACGAGCAACGAGCGACTGTTGCCGCCCATGGAAACGTTGCAGATTCTCGGCGGCCGCAAGGAAAAGATCCGTCCCGGCGACGTGCTCGGCGCGCTGACCGGCGAGGCGGGTTTCGCCGGCTCGCAGATCGGCAAGATCAACGTGACGGAAATGTCCACTTACGTGGCGGTGGAGCGTAGCGTCGCGCGCGATGCCGTGCGCAAGCTCAGCGCCGGCAAGGTGAAGGGCAAGAAGGTCAAAGTCCGCCTGATGGACGACGCCTGA
- a CDS encoding ABC transporter substrate-binding protein — protein MKLLKPLLALACAFASLAAASAVSAADTSTLRFGLEAQYPPFESKGPNGELQGLDIDVGNAVCTAAHMTCKWVETSFDGLIPALQGRKFDAINSAMNATEQRRQAIDFTTVVYRVPTQLIAKRDSGLLPTTASLKGKRVGVLQSSIQETFAKAHWESAGVTVVPYQDQNQVYTDLVAGRLDATLVLAPAGQTGFLSKPNGAGYAFVGEPVRDDKILGSGIAYGIRKGDTALRDRLNAAIAKVQADGTVKTLATKYLGNIDVTAK, from the coding sequence ATGAAATTGCTCAAGCCTCTATTGGCACTGGCCTGCGCATTTGCGTCGCTGGCGGCTGCATCTGCCGTGAGCGCTGCCGACACCTCGACGCTGCGTTTCGGCCTCGAAGCGCAATACCCGCCGTTCGAATCGAAGGGGCCGAATGGTGAGTTGCAGGGGCTGGATATTGACGTCGGCAATGCGGTCTGCACCGCTGCGCATATGACCTGCAAATGGGTCGAGACTTCGTTCGACGGGCTGATTCCCGCGCTGCAGGGCCGCAAGTTCGACGCGATCAATTCGGCGATGAACGCGACCGAACAACGCCGGCAGGCGATTGATTTCACCACCGTCGTGTACCGCGTGCCGACGCAGCTGATCGCGAAGCGCGACAGCGGTCTGCTGCCGACAACTGCCTCGCTGAAGGGCAAACGCGTGGGCGTGTTGCAGTCGTCGATTCAGGAAACTTTCGCCAAGGCGCATTGGGAATCGGCGGGTGTGACTGTCGTGCCGTATCAGGACCAGAACCAGGTTTATACGGATCTCGTGGCAGGCCGTCTCGACGCGACACTCGTGCTGGCGCCGGCCGGACAGACAGGTTTTCTGTCGAAGCCGAACGGCGCCGGTTACGCCTTTGTCGGCGAGCCGGTGCGCGACGACAAGATTCTCGGCAGCGGCATTGCATACGGGATTCGCAAGGGCGATACGGCGTTGCGTGATCGCCTGAATGCGGCGATTGCAAAGGTGCAGGCCG